One segment of Haemophilus influenzae DNA contains the following:
- a CDS encoding YhcB family protein — protein sequence MENWTNEIWVAIGIAFIVGLFIGYIAVRLTKGSVKHQAKTEAELKTVKTQLDTQKAQIEKHFAESAELFKTLIKDYQKLYHHYATSSNNLLGEKDHKGLFTQQLITATDKSQNEQPRDYSEGESGLFKEKREEN from the coding sequence ATCGCTTTTATTGTTGGATTATTTATTGGTTACATTGCCGTGCGTTTAACCAAAGGTTCCGTAAAACATCAAGCTAAAACAGAGGCTGAATTAAAAACAGTCAAAACCCAACTTGATACACAAAAAGCGCAAATCGAAAAACATTTTGCAGAAAGTGCTGAATTATTCAAAACCTTAATTAAGGATTATCAAAAACTTTATCACCACTACGCAACCTCCTCCAATAATTTACTGGGCGAAAAAGATCACAAAGGTTTATTCACCCAACAGTTGATTACTGCAACAGATAAATCTCAAAATGAACAACCAAGAGATTATTCTGAAGGCGAATCAGGTTTATTTAAAGAAAAGAGAGAAGAAAATTAA
- a CDS encoding DedA family protein, with protein MEFLIGFFTEYGYWAVLFVLIICGFGVPIPEDITLVSGGVIAGLYPENVNSHLMLLVSMIGVLVGDSCMYWLGRIYGTKILRFRPIRRIVTLQRLRMVREKFSQYGNRVLFVARFLPGLRAPIYMVSGITRRVSYVRFVLIDFCAAIISVPIWVYLGELGAKNLDWLHAQIQKGQIVIYIFFGLLVVFFFWKWKKSKKSVQ; from the coding sequence ATGGAATTTTTGATTGGATTTTTTACTGAATATGGTTATTGGGCTGTTCTTTTTGTTTTAATTATTTGTGGATTTGGTGTACCTATTCCAGAAGATATAACATTAGTTTCAGGTGGTGTCATTGCGGGGCTTTATCCAGAAAATGTCAATTCTCATTTGATGTTGCTAGTTAGTATGATTGGTGTGCTTGTTGGCGATTCCTGTATGTATTGGCTTGGTCGAATTTATGGTACGAAAATTTTACGTTTCCGACCAATACGTAGAATTGTAACATTACAGCGTTTAAGAATGGTGCGTGAAAAATTCAGTCAATATGGAAATCGAGTACTGTTTGTTGCACGATTTTTACCCGGTTTACGCGCTCCAATTTATATGGTCTCAGGCATTACACGCCGTGTAAGTTATGTTCGTTTTGTTTTAATAGATTTCTGTGCTGCGATTATTTCTGTACCCATTTGGGTTTACCTTGGGGAATTAGGGGCTAAAAATTTAGATTGGCTACATGCACAAATTCAAAAAGGTCAAATAGTGATTTATATATTTTTTGGTTTACTTGTAGTATTCTTTTTTTGGAAATGGAAAAAATCTAAAAAATCAGTGCAATAA
- the rplY gene encoding 50S ribosomal protein L25 yields MAFKFNAEVRTAQGKGASRRLRNNGQIPAIVYGGSEEPVSIILNHDELNNAQAHESFYSEVITLVIGGKEVAVKVQAMQRHPFKPKLVHIDFKRA; encoded by the coding sequence ATGGCATTTAAATTTAACGCTGAAGTTCGTACTGCGCAAGGTAAGGGTGCGAGCCGCCGCCTGCGTAACAATGGTCAAATCCCTGCAATTGTTTATGGTGGCAGTGAAGAACCAGTTTCAATCATCTTAAACCACGATGAATTAAACAACGCGCAAGCACACGAATCTTTCTATTCTGAAGTGATTACATTAGTGATCGGTGGTAAAGAAGTTGCAGTTAAAGTACAAGCAATGCAACGTCACCCATTCAAACCAAAATTGGTTCACATTGACTTCAAACGTGCATAA